The following are from one region of the Methyloversatilis discipulorum genome:
- the earP gene encoding elongation factor P maturation arginine rhamnosyltransferase EarP, translating to MQHLPRPDCDLFCRVVDNFGDAGVCWRLARTLAREHGWTVRLWMDAPQALARIKPQGADEPGVEVRHWTDELPDCEPAHCVIEAFACHLPPAFVAAMAALAAPPRWINLEYLTAEEWADGCHGLASQDPATGLTKHFFFPGFSARTGGLLRERDLFARRDAWRADAALQQATWARVGMRPQPGALQVSLFSYESPSMSPLVDALAARAQPTQLWVPEGRALIALAGVLARPLVAGDEVRRGALRICALPFMDQDDYDALLWHCDLNIVRGEDSFVRAQWAARPLLWHIYPQDEGAHLTKLDAFLDRYSAGLDPAPAARLRALHHGWSGGAVIAPADWLAALADLPLLTAHARDWATRLAAASDLATQLVLFNQTPI from the coding sequence ATGCAGCACCTGCCACGCCCGGATTGCGATCTGTTCTGCCGCGTCGTCGACAACTTCGGCGATGCCGGCGTGTGCTGGCGCCTCGCTCGCACGCTGGCGCGCGAGCACGGCTGGACGGTAAGGCTTTGGATGGACGCGCCACAGGCGCTGGCGCGGATCAAGCCGCAGGGCGCCGACGAGCCGGGCGTCGAGGTGAGGCACTGGACCGATGAGCTGCCCGACTGCGAACCCGCACATTGCGTCATCGAAGCCTTCGCCTGCCATCTGCCGCCGGCCTTTGTCGCGGCGATGGCGGCGTTGGCGGCGCCGCCGCGCTGGATCAATCTCGAATACCTGACCGCCGAGGAATGGGCGGACGGCTGTCACGGCCTCGCCTCGCAGGACCCGGCGACCGGCCTGACCAAGCACTTTTTCTTCCCCGGTTTCAGCGCGCGCACCGGCGGCCTGTTGCGCGAGCGCGACCTGTTCGCCCGACGCGACGCGTGGCGCGCGGATGCCGCGCTGCAGCAGGCGACCTGGGCGCGTGTCGGCATGCGGCCACAGCCCGGAGCGCTTCAGGTGTCGCTGTTCAGCTATGAAAGCCCGTCGATGTCGCCCCTGGTCGACGCGCTGGCTGCACGCGCTCAGCCGACCCAGCTCTGGGTGCCTGAGGGCAGGGCGCTGATCGCGCTGGCCGGCGTGCTGGCGCGGCCGCTGGTCGCTGGCGACGAAGTGCGACGCGGCGCGCTGCGGATCTGCGCGCTGCCTTTCATGGACCAGGACGACTACGACGCACTGCTCTGGCACTGCGATCTGAACATCGTGCGCGGCGAGGATTCATTCGTCCGCGCGCAGTGGGCGGCCCGTCCGCTGCTGTGGCACATCTATCCGCAGGACGAGGGGGCGCATCTGACCAAGCTCGATGCCTTTCTCGACCGCTATTCGGCCGGCCTCGACCCGGCGCCGGCAGCACGCTTGCGCGCGCTGCATCACGGCTGGAGCGGCGGGGCGGTGATCGCACCGGCAGACTGGCTGGCGGCGCTTGCCGACCTGCCGCTGCTGACCGCGCACGCACGGGACTGGGCGACCCGGCTAGCGGCCGCAAGCGACCTCGCAACCCAGCTTGTGTTGTTTAATCAGACACCTATATAA
- the efp gene encoding elongation factor P, translating to MKTAQELRAGNVVKIGNDAMVVLKAEYNKSGRNAAVVKMKMKNLLTGSGQETVYKADDKFDVVILERREVTYSYFADPLYTFMDADYNQYEVEAENMGDALNYIEDGMACEVVFYEGRAISVELPNSVVREIIYTEPGVKGDTSGKVLKPAKINTGYEVAVPLFCDIGDKIEIDTRTGEYKNRVK from the coding sequence ATGAAAACCGCTCAGGAACTGCGCGCCGGCAACGTCGTGAAAATTGGCAACGACGCCATGGTCGTACTCAAGGCCGAATACAACAAGTCGGGCCGCAACGCCGCCGTCGTCAAGATGAAGATGAAGAACCTGCTGACCGGCTCCGGTCAGGAGACGGTCTACAAGGCCGACGACAAGTTCGACGTGGTCATCCTGGAGCGTCGCGAAGTCACCTACTCGTACTTCGCCGATCCGCTCTACACCTTCATGGATGCCGACTACAACCAGTACGAAGTCGAAGCCGAGAACATGGGCGACGCGCTGAACTACATCGAAGACGGCATGGCCTGCGAAGTCGTGTTCTACGAAGGTCGCGCCATTTCGGTCGAACTGCCGAACTCGGTCGTGCGTGAAATCATTTACACCGAGCCGGGCGTCAAGGGCGACACCTCGGGCAAGGTGCTCAAGCCGGCCAAGATCAACACCGGCTACGAAGTGGCGGTGCCGCTGTTCTGCGATATCGGCGACAAGATCGAAATCGACACCCGCACCGGCGAGTACAAGAACCGCGTGAAGTAA
- a CDS encoding ABC transporter ATP-binding protein, which yields MLKFFETRIDPYPAGQPPTPPHDLFAFLWSCTQGMRGYIAAMTVCTALIGVFEAMLFAMLGDIVDWLGKTEPARLWAQEGDTLLLLAGILIASPLVIALQTLIKHQALAGSFPMRLRWNFHRHMLGQSMSFYQDEFAGRVAAKVMQTALAVRDTWMIVADILVFIIIYFVTMVTVVGGFDLTLLLPFGGWLALYVGAMVYFVPRLGKVAQSQADARSLMTGRITDAYTNIATVKLFSHTDRESDYAREAMREFMRPVNAQFRLVTGFEVVNHILSMALIASTAGMTLWLWMQGQVGVGAVAAATAMALRLNGISHWVMWELASLFEQVGTVRDGINTLSRAQSVVDRHDAQPLHVTRGDIRIEDVTFNYEKPRGQDGGAVIDRLTLHIRPGEKIGVVGRSGAGKTTLINLLLRFHDLPSGRILIDGQDIANATQDSLRAQIGMVTQDTSLLHRSVRDNILYGRPDATDADMIAAARRAEAHDFIMGLVDPKGRRGYDAHVGERGVKLSGGQRQRIAIARVMLKDAPILLLDEATSALDSEVEAAIQTSLYRLMEGKTVVAIAHRLSTIAAMDRLIVMDRGRVVEEGDHRSLLAYGGLYARLWAHQSGGFLGAEVDAEVDEDPAQPVEV from the coding sequence TTGCTGAAGTTTTTCGAAACACGGATCGATCCCTACCCCGCCGGCCAGCCGCCGACGCCACCGCACGACCTGTTCGCCTTCCTCTGGTCATGCACGCAGGGCATGCGCGGCTATATCGCGGCGATGACGGTGTGCACTGCGCTGATCGGCGTGTTCGAAGCAATGCTGTTCGCCATGCTGGGCGACATCGTCGACTGGCTGGGCAAAACGGAACCGGCCCGGCTGTGGGCGCAGGAGGGCGACACGCTGCTGCTGCTCGCCGGCATCCTGATCGCCAGCCCGCTGGTGATTGCGCTGCAGACCCTGATCAAGCACCAGGCGCTGGCCGGCAGTTTCCCGATGCGGCTGCGCTGGAATTTCCACCGCCACATGCTCGGCCAGAGCATGAGCTTCTACCAGGACGAATTCGCCGGCCGCGTCGCCGCCAAGGTGATGCAGACCGCGCTGGCGGTGCGCGACACCTGGATGATCGTGGCCGACATCCTGGTGTTCATCATCATCTACTTCGTCACCATGGTGACCGTGGTGGGCGGCTTCGACCTCACGCTGCTGCTGCCTTTCGGCGGCTGGCTCGCGCTGTATGTGGGCGCGATGGTGTATTTCGTGCCGCGTCTGGGCAAGGTGGCGCAGTCGCAGGCCGACGCGCGCTCGCTGATGACCGGTCGCATCACCGACGCCTACACCAATATCGCGACGGTGAAGCTGTTCTCGCATACCGACCGCGAGTCGGATTACGCACGCGAGGCGATGCGCGAATTCATGCGCCCGGTCAATGCGCAGTTCAGGCTGGTCACCGGTTTCGAGGTGGTGAATCACATCCTGAGCATGGCGCTGATCGCATCGACCGCCGGCATGACCCTGTGGCTGTGGATGCAGGGTCAGGTCGGCGTCGGCGCGGTGGCGGCCGCGACCGCGATGGCGCTGCGGCTGAACGGCATTTCGCACTGGGTGATGTGGGAACTGGCGTCGCTGTTCGAACAGGTGGGCACCGTGCGCGACGGCATCAATACGCTGTCGCGCGCGCAGTCGGTGGTGGACCGGCACGACGCGCAGCCGCTGCACGTGACGCGCGGCGACATCCGCATCGAGGACGTCACCTTCAACTACGAAAAGCCGCGCGGCCAGGACGGCGGCGCGGTCATCGACCGGCTCACGCTGCACATCCGCCCGGGCGAAAAGATAGGCGTGGTCGGCCGCTCGGGTGCCGGCAAGACCACGCTGATCAACCTGCTGCTGCGCTTCCACGACCTGCCGTCCGGCCGCATCCTGATCGACGGGCAGGACATCGCGAACGCCACCCAGGACAGCCTGCGCGCGCAGATCGGCATGGTGACCCAGGACACTTCGCTGCTGCACCGCTCAGTGCGCGACAACATCCTGTACGGCCGGCCGGACGCGACCGACGCCGACATGATCGCGGCCGCCAGGCGCGCCGAGGCGCACGACTTCATCATGGGTCTGGTCGACCCGAAGGGCCGCCGCGGTTACGACGCCCACGTCGGCGAACGCGGCGTCAAGCTGTCCGGCGGTCAGCGGCAGCGCATCGCCATCGCCCGCGTGATGCTGAAGGACGCGCCCATCCTGCTGCTCGACGAAGCGACCAGCGCGCTCGACTCCGAGGTCGAGGCGGCCATCCAGACCAGTCTTTACCGGCTGATGGAAGGCAAGACCGTGGTGGCGATCGCCCACCGGCTGTCGACCATCGCGGCGATGGACAGGCTGATCGTGATGGACCGCGGTCGCGTCGTCGAAGAAGGCGACCACCGCAGCCTGCTCGCGTACGGCGGGCTGTACGCCCGGCTGTGGGCACACCAGAGCGGCGGTTTCCTCGGTGCCGAGGTGGACGCCGAGGTAGACGAAGACCCGGCGCAGCCGGTCGAGGTCTGA
- a CDS encoding TPM domain-containing protein, with amino-acid sequence MIGRFFRHLFALPWALRRALPARTLEAIELAIEASEARHAGELRFVVENALHPLAVLRGQSGRERAIEVFSALRVWDTEHNSGVLIYLLMADHDIEIVVDRGVRARVPDAHWTALCSELETRFRRGEFHDGALHCVQAITTTLAQHFPGTGAKKNELPDRVLVL; translated from the coding sequence ATGATCGGACGTTTCTTCAGACATCTGTTCGCCCTCCCCTGGGCGCTGCGCCGCGCCTTGCCGGCGCGTACGCTGGAGGCGATAGAGCTGGCGATCGAGGCAAGCGAAGCGCGCCATGCCGGTGAACTGCGCTTCGTCGTCGAGAACGCACTGCACCCGCTCGCGGTGCTGCGTGGCCAGAGCGGGCGCGAGCGCGCGATCGAGGTGTTCTCGGCACTGCGCGTCTGGGACACCGAACACAACAGCGGCGTGCTCATCTATCTGTTGATGGCCGATCACGACATCGAAATCGTGGTCGATCGCGGCGTGCGCGCCCGCGTGCCGGACGCGCACTGGACGGCCTTGTGCTCCGAACTGGAGACGCGTTTCCGCCGCGGCGAATTCCACGACGGCGCACTGCACTGCGTGCAGGCGATCACCACGACGCTGGCGCAGCACTTTCCGGGCACGGGCGCAAAGAAGAACGAACTGCCGGACCGCGTTCTTGTCCTGTAA
- a CDS encoding TPM domain-containing protein produces the protein MNWMRALRAGLGALFLVATSAFAQLAVPPVARVSDQTATLSGADIAALERTLQDFEQRKGSQIAVLVVPSTAPETVEQYALRVAETWKLGRKGVDDGALLLVAKDDRALRIEVGYGLEGALTDIAAKRIVSDVIVPHFRQGDFAGGIRAGVDRMIGVIDGEPLPEPSRAAAGGDGGIEQYAPMLFIVALGLGGVLRAMLGRLPGALATGGVVGFIAWIVVGLLPIAIVAGIAALLITLFGGGRGIGGFGGGGGFGHGGGGGFGGGGGGFGGGGASGRW, from the coding sequence ATGAACTGGATGCGTGCCCTGCGCGCCGGCCTCGGCGCGCTGTTCCTCGTCGCCACCAGCGCTTTCGCGCAGCTCGCGGTGCCGCCGGTCGCCCGCGTGAGCGACCAGACGGCGACGCTGAGCGGTGCCGACATCGCCGCGCTGGAGCGCACGCTGCAGGACTTCGAACAGCGCAAGGGCAGCCAGATCGCCGTGCTGGTCGTGCCGAGCACGGCGCCGGAGACGGTCGAGCAGTACGCGCTGCGCGTGGCCGAGACGTGGAAGCTCGGGCGCAAGGGCGTCGATGACGGCGCCCTGCTGCTGGTGGCCAAGGACGACCGGGCACTGCGCATCGAGGTCGGCTACGGGCTGGAGGGCGCGCTGACCGACATCGCGGCCAAGCGCATCGTGTCCGATGTGATCGTGCCCCACTTCCGCCAGGGCGATTTCGCCGGCGGCATCCGCGCCGGCGTGGATCGCATGATAGGCGTCATCGACGGTGAGCCGTTGCCCGAACCGTCGCGCGCCGCGGCGGGCGGGGACGGCGGGATCGAACAGTACGCGCCCATGCTTTTCATCGTCGCCCTAGGCCTTGGCGGCGTCCTGCGCGCCATGCTGGGTCGGCTGCCGGGCGCACTGGCGACCGGCGGTGTGGTCGGCTTCATCGCCTGGATCGTGGTCGGGCTGCTGCCGATCGCCATCGTCGCCGGCATCGCCGCGCTGCTGATCACGCTGTTCGGCGGCGGTCGCGGCATCGGCGGCTTCGGTGGCGGCGGTGGTTTCGGTCACGGCGGCGGAGGCGGCTTCGGCGGCGGAGGTGGTGGATTCGGAGGCGGCGGCGCCTCGGGACGGTGGTGA
- a CDS encoding LemA family protein — protein sequence MRKVWMSLLAVITVTLLSGCGYNTLQSGDEQVKAAWAEVLNQYQRRADLIPNLVNTVKGFAEQEKEVLTRVTEARSRVGAIQATPELLNDPQAFERFQAAQGELSGALSRLLVVTENYPDLKSDANFRDLQAQLEGTENRIAVARNRYIKAVQEYNVTVRSFPSNLTAMMFGHQVKPGFTVENEAAISRPPTVDFGGAAPKPAQ from the coding sequence ATGCGCAAGGTGTGGATGTCGTTGCTCGCCGTTATCACCGTCACGCTGCTGTCCGGCTGCGGCTACAACACGCTGCAGTCGGGTGACGAACAGGTCAAGGCCGCCTGGGCCGAGGTGCTAAACCAGTACCAGCGCCGTGCCGACCTGATTCCCAATCTGGTCAATACGGTCAAGGGTTTCGCCGAGCAGGAGAAGGAAGTGCTCACCCGCGTGACCGAGGCGCGCTCGCGCGTCGGCGCCATCCAGGCGACCCCCGAACTGCTGAACGATCCGCAGGCCTTCGAAAGATTCCAGGCCGCCCAGGGCGAATTGTCGGGCGCGCTGTCGCGCCTGCTGGTGGTGACCGAGAACTACCCGGATCTGAAGTCCGACGCCAATTTCCGCGATCTGCAGGCGCAGCTCGAAGGCACCGAGAACCGCATCGCGGTCGCCCGCAACCGCTACATCAAGGCGGTGCAGGAGTACAACGTGACGGTGCGCTCCTTCCCGAGCAACCTGACCGCGATGATGTTCGGTCATCAGGTGAAGCCGGGTTTCACGGTCGAGAACGAGGCCGCGATATCGCGTCCGCCCACGGTCGATTTCGGCGGCGCCGCACCGAAGCCGGCGCAATAA
- the fabI gene encoding enoyl-ACP reductase FabI: MGFLAGKKILITGLLSNRSIAYGIAQACHREGAELAFTYVSDRFVDRVAKMAAEFGSDIVLPCDVSDDAQITGLFDELAKKWDGLDGLVHSIAFAPGEALDGDFLDGLSREAFRTAHEVSAYSFPALAKAARPMMQGRNGSVLTLSYLGAVRALPNYNVMGLAKASLEASVRYLAASLGPQGIRANAVSAGPIKTLAASGIGNFGKLLAYNEKNAPLRRNVTIQEVGNVAAFLLSDLASGVTGEITYVDAGFSQTALTAVD, translated from the coding sequence ATGGGCTTTCTCGCCGGCAAGAAAATTCTGATCACCGGACTGCTGTCCAACCGTTCGATCGCCTACGGCATCGCCCAGGCCTGTCACCGTGAAGGCGCTGAACTGGCCTTCACCTACGTGAGCGACCGCTTCGTCGACCGCGTGGCCAAGATGGCCGCGGAGTTCGGTTCCGACATCGTGCTGCCCTGTGACGTCAGTGACGACGCGCAGATCACCGGCCTGTTCGACGAACTGGCGAAGAAGTGGGACGGGCTGGACGGCCTCGTGCACTCGATCGCTTTCGCACCGGGCGAAGCGCTGGACGGCGACTTCCTCGACGGTCTGTCGCGCGAAGCCTTCCGCACCGCGCACGAAGTGAGCGCCTACAGCTTCCCGGCGCTGGCCAAGGCCGCGCGCCCGATGATGCAGGGCCGCAATGGCTCGGTGCTGACGCTGTCCTACCTGGGCGCGGTGCGCGCACTGCCCAACTACAACGTGATGGGTCTGGCCAAGGCCAGCCTGGAGGCGTCGGTGCGCTACCTCGCGGCCAGCCTCGGCCCGCAGGGCATCCGTGCCAACGCGGTGTCGGCGGGTCCGATCAAGACGCTGGCCGCCTCCGGCATCGGCAACTTCGGCAAGCTGCTGGCCTATAACGAAAAGAACGCGCCGCTGCGCCGCAACGTGACCATCCAGGAAGTGGGCAACGTAGCCGCCTTCCTGCTGTCCGACCTCGCCAGCGGCGTGACCGGCGAAATCACATATGTAGACGCCGGCTTCAGCCAGACCGCACTGACCGCGGTGGATTGA
- a CDS encoding ribonuclease HI family protein, which translates to MSSPPDPHAGQADADLWQLWFDGCALPNPGRLGLGALIIAPDGRRIELSRPGSRHGCSNEAELEALRVALDRAHAEGARRLLVTGDSDFVVRHLKGEKQTAVDVLRDRLQGVDAVLASFDAVELRWVPRHRNRDADRLSRAALGLPDKPAPVPGRGRRR; encoded by the coding sequence GTGTCCTCACCCCCCGATCCGCACGCCGGACAAGCCGATGCCGACCTCTGGCAACTGTGGTTCGACGGCTGCGCGCTGCCGAATCCGGGCCGCCTCGGCCTGGGTGCGCTCATCATCGCGCCCGACGGCCGGCGGATCGAACTGTCCCGACCCGGCAGCCGCCACGGCTGCAGCAACGAAGCCGAACTCGAGGCGCTGCGCGTGGCGCTCGACCGCGCCCACGCCGAAGGCGCCCGCCGGCTGCTCGTCACTGGCGACAGCGACTTCGTCGTGCGCCACCTGAAAGGCGAGAAACAGACGGCGGTCGATGTCCTGCGTGACCGGCTCCAGGGTGTCGACGCCGTGCTGGCGAGCTTCGACGCGGTCGAACTCAGATGGGTGCCGCGCCACCGCAATCGCGACGCGGACCGACTGTCGCGTGCGGCACTCGGCCTGCCGGACAAGCCGGCGCCCGTGCCCGGTCGCGGGCGTCGGCGCTGA
- a CDS encoding LysR family transcriptional regulator — MEWSDLKIFLAIARAGTLGGAARLTGQTQPTMGRRLRAFETAVGHTLFQRTSDGLVLTDAGSTVLSHAVRVEEDMLALERALAGSAGVLEGLLRISSSDWFGAHVLSPLIASFRQTHPGVSVELVTDSRLFSLARREADLVFRITPFDEPDIVQRRLMRLDYAVYAAPQVPVPVAGDGSGCVLITMDSAFADIPDALWLRRQLPRARIGFASNSREAQATQCAAGAGIAVLPCLLGDRVAHLRRIDLGETPPGRDVFIGYHRDLRHLTRLRAFIDHVSAQLGVQESAP; from the coding sequence ATGGAGTGGAGCGACCTGAAGATATTCCTCGCCATCGCCCGGGCCGGAACGCTCGGCGGCGCCGCGCGCCTGACCGGGCAGACGCAGCCGACGATGGGCCGGCGCCTGCGGGCGTTCGAAACCGCTGTCGGCCACACGCTGTTCCAGCGCACCAGCGACGGCCTGGTGCTCACCGATGCCGGGTCAACGGTGCTGAGTCATGCGGTCCGGGTGGAAGAGGACATGCTCGCACTGGAGCGTGCGCTGGCCGGTAGCGCCGGCGTGCTGGAAGGTCTGCTGCGGATTTCGTCGTCGGACTGGTTCGGCGCGCATGTGCTGAGTCCGCTCATTGCGAGCTTCCGTCAGACGCATCCGGGCGTTTCGGTCGAACTGGTCACCGACAGCCGCCTGTTCAGCCTCGCCCGACGGGAAGCCGATCTGGTGTTCCGCATCACGCCGTTCGACGAGCCCGACATCGTCCAGCGCCGGCTGATGCGCCTCGACTACGCGGTCTATGCCGCGCCGCAGGTGCCGGTGCCGGTGGCCGGCGATGGTTCCGGCTGCGTGCTGATCACGATGGACAGCGCCTTCGCCGACATTCCTGACGCGCTGTGGCTGCGCCGGCAGCTGCCCCGCGCCCGCATCGGTTTTGCCAGCAACAGCAGGGAAGCGCAGGCCACGCAGTGCGCTGCGGGCGCCGGTATCGCGGTGCTGCCCTGCCTGCTCGGCGATCGCGTAGCCCACCTGCGTCGCATCGATCTGGGCGAAACTCCACCGGGCCGTGACGTCTTCATCGGCTATCACCGTGACCTGCGTCATCTGACGCGGCTGCGCGCCTTCATCGACCACGTCTCCGCACAACTTGGCGTGCAGGAGAGTGCGCCGTAA
- a CDS encoding zinc-dependent alcohol dehydrogenase family protein, with amino-acid sequence MYAHTPTMQVLTVEAIDGPFVRRQQLRPQLAPGEVLVKIAASGVNPLDTKIRAGKAAHARHPLPAVLGMDMAGTVLAVGEGVTRFRPGDAVFGMTGGVGGVPGTLAEYQAVDADLLALKPAALSMADAAALPLVFITAWEGLVDRARVKRDDRVLIHGGAGGVGHVAVQIAVARGARVHATVSARDMEATRRLGAVPIDYRHSAVADYVGEHTAGEGFDVVYDTVGGATLDASFAAVRTYGGHVVSCLGWGTHALAPLSFRAATYSGVFTLLPLLTGKGRAHHGAILAEAARMAAAGELRVRRDDRRFTLGDVEAAHARLRSGEARGKIVIELE; translated from the coding sequence ATGTACGCCCACACCCCCACCATGCAGGTTCTCACGGTCGAAGCCATCGATGGCCCCTTCGTTCGTCGCCAGCAGCTACGGCCGCAGCTGGCGCCCGGCGAGGTGCTGGTGAAGATCGCCGCCAGCGGCGTCAATCCGCTCGACACCAAGATACGTGCCGGCAAGGCGGCGCACGCGCGACATCCGCTGCCGGCCGTTCTGGGCATGGACATGGCCGGCACCGTGCTGGCCGTGGGTGAGGGCGTGACGCGCTTCCGCCCGGGCGATGCGGTGTTCGGCATGACCGGCGGTGTCGGCGGCGTGCCCGGCACGCTGGCCGAGTATCAGGCCGTCGACGCCGATCTGCTGGCGCTCAAGCCGGCGGCGCTGTCGATGGCGGATGCGGCGGCGCTGCCGCTGGTCTTCATCACCGCGTGGGAGGGGCTGGTTGACCGCGCCCGGGTGAAGCGGGATGACCGCGTGCTGATTCATGGCGGTGCGGGCGGCGTCGGTCACGTGGCGGTGCAGATCGCCGTTGCGCGCGGCGCGCGCGTCCATGCAACGGTGTCGGCACGCGACATGGAAGCGACGCGGCGCCTGGGTGCCGTGCCCATCGACTACCGCCACAGTGCGGTCGCCGACTATGTGGGCGAACACACGGCAGGCGAAGGGTTCGACGTCGTGTACGACACGGTTGGCGGCGCGACGCTGGATGCCTCGTTCGCGGCAGTGCGCACCTATGGCGGACACGTGGTGAGCTGCCTGGGCTGGGGCACGCACGCGCTGGCGCCACTTTCCTTCCGCGCGGCCACCTATTCGGGCGTGTTCACGCTGCTGCCGCTGCTGACCGGCAAAGGGCGCGCCCACCATGGCGCCATCCTCGCCGAGGCGGCGCGCATGGCCGCTGCCGGCGAACTGCGTGTGCGGCGTGACGACCGCCGCTTCACGCTGGGCGACGTCGAGGCCGCGCATGCGCGGCTGCGTTCGGGCGAGGCGCGCGGCAAGATCGTGATCGAACTCGAATGA
- a CDS encoding GlxA family transcriptional regulator: protein MHQIGFVLTEGFQLMSLATQTVFEFANIVTGEPFYALENYSVTGGNVRSSGGLQVATRALDADSRADTWMLSGVINPLDQPVPAALRDFVRGAGRHARRVAGVCTGAFVLAEAGLLDGRRATTHWAFAREMQKRFPDIRMEDDRIFVIDGPVWTSAGMTAGLDLALAMVEKDLGEEVARSVAHKLVMHQRRSGGQTQHSEMLDLAPKSDRIQSALDYARRNLSRPLSVEELAEAVHLSPRQFSRVFTAETGQSPAKAVEGLRLEAARLMIEQSRHPLDVIARETGFRDRRHMREAFMRGFGVPPAAVRRGTRAAA from the coding sequence ATGCACCAGATCGGATTCGTGCTGACCGAAGGCTTCCAGCTCATGTCGCTGGCCACCCAGACCGTGTTCGAGTTCGCCAACATCGTGACCGGCGAGCCCTTCTACGCGCTGGAGAACTACTCGGTCACCGGCGGCAACGTGCGTTCGTCCGGCGGACTGCAGGTGGCGACCCGCGCGCTCGATGCGGACAGCCGCGCCGACACCTGGATGCTGTCGGGCGTCATCAACCCGCTCGACCAGCCTGTGCCGGCAGCGCTGCGCGACTTCGTGCGCGGCGCCGGCCGTCACGCACGGCGCGTCGCCGGCGTGTGCACCGGCGCCTTCGTGCTGGCCGAGGCCGGCCTGCTCGACGGCCGGCGCGCCACCACGCACTGGGCCTTCGCGCGCGAGATGCAGAAGCGCTTCCCCGACATCCGGATGGAGGACGACCGCATCTTCGTCATCGACGGTCCGGTATGGACCTCGGCCGGCATGACCGCCGGCCTCGATCTGGCGCTGGCCATGGTCGAGAAGGACCTCGGCGAAGAGGTGGCGCGCTCGGTTGCGCACAAGCTGGTGATGCATCAGCGCCGTTCGGGCGGCCAGACCCAGCACTCGGAAATGCTCGATCTGGCGCCCAAGTCCGACCGCATCCAGAGCGCGCTCGACTACGCGCGCCGCAACCTGAGCCGCCCTCTTTCGGTCGAGGAACTGGCCGAGGCAGTGCACCTGAGCCCGCGCCAGTTCAGCCGCGTATTCACGGCCGAAACCGGTCAGTCGCCGGCGAAGGCGGTCGAAGGACTGCGGCTGGAGGCAGCGCGCCTGATGATCGAACAGAGCCGCCACCCGCTGGACGTGATTGCGCGCGAAACCGGTTTCCGCGACCGCCGCCACATGCGCGAAGCCTTCATGCGCGGTTTCGGCGTGCCGCCGGCGGCCGTGCGGCGCGGCACGCGGGCTGCGGCGTAA
- a CDS encoding SDR family NAD(P)-dependent oxidoreductase — MSRIHQGTALVTGASSGIGALYADRLARRGYDLILVARNRERLNALAGRITRETQRVVEVIVADLNDRTGLREVEQTLRQDASITLLVNNAGVGTHTPLLESNVDDMERLIDLNVTALTRLTYAAVPGFVARARGAIINISSVVGIAPETLNGVYGASKAYVTALTQSLHHELADTGVRVQAVLPGATATDFWATGGLPVEHLPSEIVMRADDLVDAALVGFDRGELITIPPLHALDLWERYESARQAMRPQLSTNVPAARYRVTA, encoded by the coding sequence ATGTCCCGCATCCATCAAGGCACTGCTCTCGTCACCGGCGCTTCGTCCGGCATCGGCGCCCTCTATGCCGACCGCCTCGCCCGTCGTGGCTACGACCTCATCCTGGTCGCCCGCAATCGCGAGCGGCTCAACGCGCTGGCCGGCCGCATTACCCGCGAAACGCAGCGCGTGGTCGAAGTGATCGTCGCCGATCTGAACGACCGCACCGGCCTGCGCGAGGTCGAACAGACGCTGCGCCAGGACGCAAGCATCACGCTACTGGTGAACAATGCCGGCGTCGGCACCCACACGCCGCTGCTGGAAAGCAATGTCGACGACATGGAGCGCCTGATCGATCTCAACGTGACCGCGCTCACCCGCCTCACCTATGCCGCCGTACCCGGCTTCGTCGCCCGCGCCCGCGGCGCCATCATCAATATTTCGTCCGTCGTCGGCATCGCGCCGGAGACGCTGAACGGCGTGTATGGCGCGAGCAAGGCCTATGTGACCGCACTGACCCAGTCCTTGCACCACGAGCTGGCCGACACGGGCGTCCGCGTGCAGGCGGTGCTGCCGGGTGCGACCGCGACCGATTTCTGGGCCACCGGCGGTCTGCCGGTCGAGCACCTGCCGAGCGAAATCGTCATGCGTGCGGATGATCTGGTCGATGCCGCGCTGGTGGGCTTCGACCGCGGTGAGCTGATCACCATTCCGCCGCTGCACGCACTCGATCTGTGGGAGCGCTACGAGTCGGCGCGCCAGGCGATGAGGCCGCAGCTGTCGACCAATGTGCCGGCTGCACGTTACCGCGTCACGGCCTGA